Genomic window (Tripterygium wilfordii isolate XIE 37 chromosome 11, ASM1340144v1, whole genome shotgun sequence):
TTGTCTTTTGCATGGTCATTGCCTTTGTTCTCTATGATGTAGAATAGTAACTGGTGCTGTGCTGAACGTTATATTCATCATTTTTATAATCCTAGATTGCAAAAGCTTATCATAGCTATATTGTACAACATTCTTACTTGAAGTTTTGAATCTCTCCCTGGAAGTGTGTGATCTTTTAAAATGTTCTTCTTTGTGATTTGGGGGTTGCACCCCTTTGATGCTTCATTTAATAAaagttttccattcaaaaaaaaaaaaaagttttgaatcAACAGTTTGTCAATTTCTGAAACTGACTGACTTGTTCTGATTTCCTTTTCTCAGTGGGGAAGAGGCGCTTAATTATTTCCAAGAGGACCCGTCATTATTTGATATGGTAGGATTTTCTATAATAGACAACTTTCACTGATTGAGCATCACTGTTGTATTTGTTCTCTCGAGCATTCCAACACTGATACTCATAGTGCAATATTTTTGCTTGTATAGTTATGTGACTCAACTATGATTATAACTTCAAATAAAATAAGTGAGTTATGTGAGAGTTGAACGATATCAATACCTGAATTTTGACATTTTAGTATGTAAGTTGCTCCTGCTTGTGGCGTTCAGTTGGCCAATACTTTTGTTTCGAGTCAATTGTGGCAAGTTGTACCAGTTGCTCATGAATTTCTAGAACTGAAAAATGTCCCCTTATCTAAATATTCTTTTATATgtgtaaaatattgtatataacACATGAATCAAGACCATTCCACCCACCAAGCCCCACACCCTTTCCACCCCATCAAATCAGAAGATTCCGATGCAAGATATTAGTTACTGTAAATCATAGCCAAACTAGTATCCAAGTACTAAAAATCACTATTGAATAGTTTACTTTGTTTGGTTGAATCCATTTTTGTTCTCTCGACAACCTAGTTGTTAGTCTTGTAATGGCAATCTCTGGTACCAAATCTCTCACCATCTTCTATTCGCTTGGATCATAGTGCTGTCAAATTCTTTCCCGTGTCCAAAGTTTATTGGATGTATTGGAAAGTCTTCTGGGATTGCTTGATATAACCAAAAagtatatatttaaataaataaaatttgagTATAGGGACATAAATTGAATAATTAGTGGAAGCAACAGCACATAAACAGCTTAACTTTGACGCTTGGAATAATTTGCTAGTCACAGTATATGGTTTTTATGATGTTTACACTCATGGGAACGATTTTAGATACCAAATTATAAAAATCTCATGAATTTTGGTGTACTATTATGGCATAAGATAAAGTGGGGTTCTCTTTGGTAGTTTATCAAAATTGTGATTTGTGTCAAATCTCAAATGTTAGTAATTCTGGATACAACTGATAACCATGTGGATGTATAGATTCTCAAATACCCTTGTTATTTAATCCAAAGTGTTGTTTTCTAATCTCTTTTTCTTCGCATGTTGCTCTTTCTTGAAATGGGTGCTCTAACTTTTCTGTCTTTTCAAGTATTATCGATATAAATTGCTGTATATCTCTTTGTTTCTTTGGCCCACTGAATTGAACAAGATGGTATGATTGTTTTGATAACTTCTTTATATATTTAGGCCATAAGTCGTAACTTTCTTTTTCACTTACCTTGCCAGTACCATGCAGGATATAAAGAGCAAATGGCACATTGGCCTGAGCAGCCAATTAATATAGTCATAAATTGGCTTCGAGATCATGGGCCTTCTCTAACTGTGGCGGATTTTGGCTGTGGTGAGCTTTTGCTGAACTCAGTTTTCATTCCTATGTTTTATGTTGCCACTAAAAGCATACTGAATTTTGCAATTTATTGTTAACTATTCACTAATTGACCTCTCCTAATGTCATCTTGTGCTATAATGTTCTAGGGGATGCACGCCTTGCTAAAAGTGTGAAGAATAAAGTTTTCTCTTTTGATCTCGTCTCCAACGATCCTTTAGTAATTGCATGTGATATGTCGAAGGTATGTGTTCTCCCCTATACTTCTTTGAAGGAAAGCGGTAGTTACTGAGTTGCTATTAGTTGTCTACTTGTCTTCCCTTCAAGCTTACTTACTGAATAACTGACAGTGAAAACATTGAATCAGGTTTTCTAGTGCTGATATGCTTTTGTTGATTACATAGATATCATAGATTCCTTCCACTTGGCATGTCTTGTGATGAGGATCATAGGAGTGAGAAAGTTAATTTGGAATCCTCATTTAAGTCAACTAATTATAGAAGTGTAGGTTAGTTTAGGCCGTAGGGATCCTTATTTAAGTCAACTTGTTTCCTAAATTACAATAGGGATGATGCCTCAAAGCACTctttgctttgatttgtttgggCTATGATAGAACCATTCTGTGTGTTCCATACTAGATTTAATCGGCTCTTTGGGATCTTCTTGCTCCAATTGGCTTGGGCTAGTGTAGATTCATTATGTGTTTTCTACACTAGAGATTGTATTAGGGTTCAATTCTATGAATTTTATCAATCAAAtctatcttttattttgttcGTTGATGCTTTCAATTGAATTGGTTTTTTTGTTGTGGTATTCTTAATCAGGTCCTCAACATCTTGGTATCAGATAAGTCAGTTAACCTATGTGGCTTACACATTAGTGACCAATGCTCATGTCATAGATAGACACCAGCTGTCAGACTTATCAAAACACAATACTCTACTGTTGACACCATTGAATTCATTGCATAGAAAAAATTTGGTCTTATTGTATCATTTTCTTGATGTTCAATTCAGTTTAGCAGCATACAGGAATTATCATATTGTTGAGGACATCTGGTTGTCATTTGTTATCTAAAGCAGTTGATAGTTTGCTTTCCTTTTTTGCTTGAACTGCTTCTTAATTTATAGTTTGTCAGTGTCCTTGATTTTAGTGTTTACTTTTTAAGTTCTGTAGATGGTAACTGAAAGCCTTAGAATAACATTTTTTCGTTTTAGAATTATCGTTTAAATGTCCTGAGCAATGTGTTCTGTTATCTACTTACTTATGCTTATTGGCAGACACCACTTGACTCTTCATCAGTGGATGTTGCTGTTTTCTGCCTTTCATTAATGGGGACTAATTATCAACGTTACCTTCAAGAGGCGTACAGAGTTCTTAAGCCATGGTTTGCACCCAAACTTTGTTAGAAATCTTTTTACAAGTGGTTTGCTAGTGATAACTAATATTAACTAGTGATGGTTTTTTACAGTGGCTGGCTTTTGATAGCCGAGGTGAAGAGTAGGTTTGATCCAAACACTGGAGGAGCAGACCCGCATAAGTTTTCCAAAGCTGTTTGCAATCTAGGATTCACTTCAATGTTAAAGGTTTATCTTGTCTATGTAATTTACTGGATGTAATGATCAATTGTcaatttgtcttttcctttccttctttcTGGGATATGAATTGTTAAAGGAATGCTGACTGAGATTATTCTGCGCAGGACGATACAAATAAGATGTTCATCTTATTTTACTTCAAGAAAAAGGTCTGTACCTATTTCTTAGATTGGAAAGGATTCTTAGAATAACTTGACGATTCAATGCTTATTCACGAAATATTCATTCCTTCTGTGCTGGTTAATATTTCAACTATCATTCTTATTGTAGGAGAAATTAGAACCAAAGAGGAAGGAAATCGAATGGCCAGAGTTAAAACCTTGCTTGTATAAGCGTCGCTGAGATCAAGGGCAAAGTGCTCGTGCTAAGCCATCGTCTGGAGATGTTTTGAAGTACCATGTTGAGGAATGTAACATCAGCATCAAGAACACCAAACCTTAGTAAGGAAAATTGTTCAAGTTACTGCATTTTGTTTGTTGAAAGTTAATTTCATCACTTATATCTCTCCACCTTTTGAATTTCAAAGTTAAAAAATCTCTCTTGTTTCATGATTCTTAACAAAGTGATTATGGGATTTAGTCAAAGACACTTGGAATTTCTTTGTTTCAATTGCAATCTTGAATATGGAAGTGAATGGGGGGTATTGGTTGATTAGGTGCACCTTCTTTTACTTTTACTAGAGAAATAATTTACTTTCTGGTAAAGATCTGACCAAATCTGTGAGAAATAATATAAGGCACATGTTTTGAAGAGTCAGTTTCATCGACTGGACTATCATTTCAAATCTTCACTTCACATTTTTCCATCTGTGCTTATACTATAGCAGTTAATACTGACTTTTTTCTTCTATCAGACCCCACTACAGAGATTTTGTTCTGTCTTGTGTAGCTCACCGACATCAATTTACTTtttaaatcaaatgaaaaatatttattaggtAATTTAGTGATTTGGGTGTGAAAAGTTATTAACAAGTCAGTGTCACGCACTCTTTTTTGACTAGTATTGGTGGTCAAAAAGTGAATTTATACTTGGTTGATTTTTTGAAGCAAGAATTGTTGCAATCTTTACTCAATTTATGATGTTTTAAGATTCTCAAGTCAAGGGTAGTGGTTGCGAAGAGTATTAGCTATTTTTTAAACCCAAATGTAGGGGTGGAATTTTGCTTAGCTATTGACACTTTGAGTTGACCTTGTGAACCATTTAGTCTAATTGATAAATGGGGAGGGAGATTCGAACCTTAGCCTATATCAATCCTTCTCGCTCTAACTAGTGGTTCGAGTGTAATCATTTAGTGTAATTGGTTATTTAGGTATTCAGTTTTTCACATTAAAATCATCTCCTCTAACCTAAATGGACAAGTACAATGTCTTTTTCATGTGTAATgactgaatatatatatgaactagTGGATAATGTGACTTAATTAAAAAGATTCATCCCTAACTAATCAAAAGACCCATGTAACGAATGGTTGGGTTTATTCCTATCCGCTCCCATATATTCTATCACACCAATGTACATGTCTATCAAGTATATTAATGGAGACATTAGCGCAAGTTTAttgtttttaaatatatattttaatcaactaattattttcttgttatatatgtgtgtgtatatatatatttgtaattatatatatatatattaacggATGGGacagggatttttttttttttctaaaagttGTCCCCTCCCATATGCCCCCACTAAACAAAGTGTTCTTGTTTTTTcaattccttcttttctttttaatattctttattttttggtattGCTTATCCTGTTTATCTAATTATCTTACTTTTTAGCTTACTTTAATTCATACTATGGTAAATCCAATGTGATATtcttattaattaaatttataataatatattatgtcAACCAATTAGTCAGTCTTCTCAATTTAATTAAAGGCAAATTGACAATTATAgtattgaaaaataatttcaagGAGCCCACATTACATGCTAAATCCCGATTATAGGATTCGACTAGTATCAAATCACCGCTAAATCacctattttaaaaaatcacaTCAATTATGAAAGAGAATGAATCTCGTAAAGAGATAAAACTAAGTGCAATAATGATGTTCCTGAAACtcataaaactaaaaaaatacatatactcATAAATGACGCAAATCACATGGGATATTAGTAACATGTAGCCTTTAAATATAACCGTGAAAGTAATTCTCATTAAGATTCGAACTCGAGACCATGCACCTAACCCCATACGGTCTCAAATCTCGcacaagtctttttttttttggtaagtagcTCGCACAAGTCACTAAAACTGTAAGGCAACTATATGACGACACTATTAaattatatttctttatttttaccAATGACCTTATAGGGAATTACCCAAGTCCCAGTCCCCATTCCCTATAGAATACCCAAACCTCACCCCTGTTTGAATCCAATATCTCATGATCTTGGCGGGGTAGCTTGTCTCAGGGTTTGAATCATAAAGATGATGCTAGAAACGAAGCATCCACAAACAATGGGGATAGGGACTACAATTCCAATTGTTTGGAAATAGCTGCAATTCCTAATTAAAATCGTGTTAaatcaatatatttttcttccaaaatggcATATTTATGATAAGAACATGTTGCATTAACGATTATTATAAAACCATAAGAAATAAGCACCATTAAAAATTTATGTATAACATCAAATAGTGTCATTACACGAAGATGAAATATGCTATCTAAATTCATctactctattttttttataataaaatatgataattaaCTCAAAATTTAGTATATTACGAATTTACAGCATTACAAGCGAGAATCCCAAACATCAATACAACATTTTAAATCATAATTTAACATGATTATGAACCCACCTGCAAGTCATTTTGAATTGCAGCACCCATCCCCAAACAATGACGATAGGACTCATA
Coding sequences:
- the LOC120008928 gene encoding ribosomal RNA-processing protein 8-like, with amino-acid sequence MESAKSKSVEKQSRKRKRAKHRRHDKQSSDTTTKISGIETIHHNELQSSTTSKVPKSSTFLDKMRARLSGGHFRMINEKLYTCTGEEALNYFQEDPSLFDMYHAGYKEQMAHWPEQPINIVINWLRDHGPSLTVADFGCGDARLAKSVKNKVFSFDLVSNDPLVIACDMSKTPLDSSSVDVAVFCLSLMGTNYQRYLQEAYRVLKPCGWLLIAEVKSRFDPNTGGADPHKFSKAVCNLGFTSMLKDDTNKMFILFYFKKKEKLEPKRKEIEWPELKPCLYKRR